In Catharus ustulatus isolate bCatUst1 chromosome 28, bCatUst1.pri.v2, whole genome shotgun sequence, one DNA window encodes the following:
- the PHLDB1 gene encoding pleckstrin homology-like domain family B member 1 isoform X2, producing the protein MLGSATPQCLGNMGTLSRRVPLGTRTRWQPVSSAIRRLQEGTMEASGRTPTSSTHRVQTVIQSSPLDLIDTGKGLKVQTEKPHLVSLGSGRLSTAITLLPLEEGRTTIGTAATDIILQGPGLAPQHCYIENVRGTLTLHPCGNACAIDGVPLQRPTHLTQGCTICLGQATFLRFNHPAEAKWIKSMIPAGSRSPSALYGLPGKSEALVNGGRQLSERGCHSHSSLVSSIEKDLQDIMDSLVLEESASPGIHKPPACGRSALSPVVNGGGRCLLSPPASPGAASGGSSYENFSPLSSPASSSSYTSPSLSSQEQGPAVPPPLPLRSSSYNHTVQPPTLPAGGSSEPWPADRLGDHRMGSPQLTPRVVPRPRVALQERPPSPFREPRDALAPGRQPPSKAAPEARLQPPESPRVARRNIESMRELPPLSPSLSRRAASPRVAPDTPSSQPRLGKEVPGSPRVRRKGPEESKGAGGPSPPMLAESPSRRPSFGTCLSPAYGLGSPAVPSPRQSPRSPRKPLGDLRLPAGSRERKNSITEISDNEDELLEYHRRQRQERVREQEMERLERQRLETILNLCAEYTKTDGMEPGDVHRLLAGDTDAGQWVPRGAMALDHAVEELQQRESLERLDEENLKEECSSTESTHHEHEKLTGPRAKEAQRLEEERASVLGHLDQLKGRVKELEQQLQETSREAEMERALLQGEREAEVVRLRQEQEAVQQLQEKLSSLDASIRKERDKERAKVDAERKELEQLQALYHESKSHLDKCPESMREQLQEQMRRVSVSPHPSRTMAHLPPLQLRPALPCQPGLHWERRTRAGGGWHRAPSSWRQRHWRRRPSCLRTWSSSSWSERATWKRSARHEASSSCRARLSASAALPAGRSGWLPWMPRLPRFSFRVPRRLSAWPGSEAASCSSCRRRRRSSCLWRGDTSSSQVAEAFLKCHQLSERFCSNAHGPSLDAKASAAAPAAAQRSFLLAVAPAADEYVTVEQLSGILGSLHTPAASLLGCTPLASSSGCAPPLPPLPSLPSPFVSAEMEQQLLGGPVCLPALDLEKWYQEVMAGFETSSSSVSPPSSPPPLPAKAHSSHKALQVYRAKTEGGAGVLTPRMKSGTPSSSQINLSMLERSPSPKLTTCCPAQGPPSPAGSLSRNLVATLQDIETKRQLALQQKAKLLPAEPLQPGNLPGRQVIEEQKRRLAELKQKAAAEAQSQWEALHGQPPFPTAFPRLVHHSILHHHRPHGAGPRSEELDHAYDTLSLESSDSMETSISIGNNSACSPDNISSASGMETGKIEEMEKMLKEAHEEKSRLMESREREMELRQQALEDERWRREQLERRLQDETARRQKLVEKEVKLREKHFSQARPLTRYLPIRKEDFNLRLHIESSGHNVDTCYHIILTEKMCKGYLVKMGGKIKSWKKRWFVFDRMKRTLSYYVDKHETKLKGVIYFQAIEEVYYDHLRSAAKSPNPPLTFCVKTHDRLYYMVAPSAEAMRIWMDVIVTGAEGYTQFMN; encoded by the exons ATGCTGGGAAGTGCGACCCCCCAGTGCCTGGGGAACATGGGCACCCTGTCTCGGAGGGTCCCGCTCGGCACCAGGACCAGGTGGCAG CCCGTGTCCAGTGCCATCCGACGTCTCCAAGAAGGTACCATGGAGGCATCTGGCAGGACCCCCACCAGCTCAACCCACAGAGTCCAGACTGTCATCCAG AGCAGCCCCCTGGACCTGATCGACACGGGCAAGGGGCTGAAAGTGCAGACGGAGAAGCCACATTTGGTGAGCCTGGGCAGCGGTCGCCTCAGCACTGCCATCACACTCCTGCCCTTGGAGGAAG GGAGGACAACCATTGGCACGGCTGCAACAGACATCATCCTGCAGGGCCCCGGGCTGGCACCCCAGCACTGCTACATCGAGAACGTGCGAGGGACGCTCACCCTGCACCCCTGTGGCAACGCCTGCGCCATCGATGGCGTGCCACTCCAGCGGCCCACGCACCTCACCCAAG GGTGCACCATCTGCCTGGGCCAGGCCACCTTCCTCCGCTTCAACCACCCTGCTGAGGCCAAGTGGATTAAGAGCATGATCCCAGCGGGGAGCAGAAGCCCATCGGCTCTCTACGGGCTACCAGGAA AATCAGAGGCCCTGGTGAATGGTGGCCGCCAGCTGTCAGAGCGTGGgtgtcacagccacagctcccttGTCAGCTCCATCGAGAAGGACCTGCAGGACATTATGGACTCGCTGGTGCTGGAGGAGTCTGCATCCCCGGGCATCCATAAGCCGCCTGCCTGTGGCCGATCCGCCCTCTCCCCTGTGGTGAATGGGGGTGGGCGCTGCCTCCTGTCtcctccagccagccctggggctgcctcagGGGGCTCCAGCTATGAGAacttttctcccctctcctccccagccagcagcagtagCTACACCAGCCCCTCACTCAGCAGCCAAGAGCAGGGCCCCGCCGTGCCGCCCCCCCTCCCTCTTCGCTCCTCCAGCTACAACCACACTGTCCAGCCACCCACTCTTCCTGCCGGGGGTTCTAGTGAGCCTTGGCCAGCTGACAGGCTCGGGGACCACCGGATGGGCAGCCCCCAGCTGACGCCCAGGGTGGTGCCACGGCCACGGGTGGCCCTGCAGGAGCGGCCCCCCAGTCCCTTCCGGGAGCCACGAGACGCTCTGGCCCCCGGCCGGCAGCCCCCCAGCAAGGCAGCCCCAGAGGCCCGGCTGCAGCCCCCTGAGAGCCCCCGGGTGGCCCGGAGGAACATTGAGAGCATGCGGGAGCTGCCTCCCCTGAGTCCCTCCTTGTCACGCCGGGCTGCCAGCCCCCGGGTGGCCCCTGACAccccctcctcacagccccGGCTGGGCAAGGAAGTGCCTGGCAGCCCCCGTGTCCGGCGCAAGGGCCCAGAGGAGTCGAAAGGTGCTGGGGGTCCCTCACCCCCAATGCTGGCAGAGAGCCCCTCACGCCGTCCCAGTTTCGGTACTTGCCTGAGCCCAGCGTATGGGCTGggctccccagctgtgccctcgCCCCGGCAGAGCCCCCGCTCCCCCAGGAAGCCTTTGGGGGACCTTCGGCTGCCAGCGGGGTCACGGGAGCGCAAGAACAGCATCACTGAGATCAGCGACAACGAGGATGAATTGCTGGAGTACCAtcggcggcagcggcaggagcGGGTTcgggagcaggagatggagcGCCTG GAGCGGCAGCGCCTGGAGACCATCCTGAACCTCTGTGCTGAGTACACCAAGACAGATGGCATGGAGCCAGGTGACGTGCACAGGCTCCTGGCTGGTGACACAGATGCTGGCCAGTGGGTGCCCAGGGGTGCCATGGCCCTGGACCATGCTGttgaagagctgcagcagagggagagCCTGGAGAGGTTGGATGAGGAGAACCTGAAGGAGgagtgcagcagcactgagagtACCCACCACGAG CACGAGAAGCTGACAGGCCCCCGGGCCAAGGAGGCGCAGCGGCTGGAGGAGGAGCGTGCCAGTGTCCTTGGACACCTGGACCAGCTGAAGGGCCGTGtcaaggagctggagcagcagctgcaggagacaTCGCGAGAG GCAGAGATGGAGCGGGCGCTGCTGCAGGGTGAGCGGGAGGCAGAGGTGGTGCggctgcggcaggagcaggaagccgtgcagcagctgcaggagaagctcTCCAGCCTGGATGCCAGCATCCGCAAGGAGCGGGACAAG GAAAGGGCAAAGGTTGATGCTGAAAGGAAGGAGCTAGAGCAACTCCAGGCGCTTTACCATGAGTCGAAGAGCCACCTTGATAAGTGCCCCGAGTCAATGCGGGAGCAATTGCAGGAGCAGATGCGAAGGGTCAGTgtctccccccacccctcccggACCATGGCCCACCTCCCTCCGCTCCAGCTTAGgccagctcttccctgccagCCGGGGCTGCACTGGGAGCGTCGCACCCGGGCTGGAGGCGGCTGGCACCGGGCACCATCGTCCTG GAGGCAGAGGCACTGGAGACGGAGGCCAAGCTGTTTGAGGACCTGGagttccagcagctggagcGAGAGAGCCACCTGGAAGAGGAGCGCGAGGCACgaggccagcagctcctgcagagccaggctgagtGCCAGCGCAGCATTGCCCGCAGGAAG gagcgggtggctgccctggatgcCCAGGCTGCCCAGATTCAGCTTCAGAGTGCCCAGGAGGCTGAGCGCCTGGCCAGGGAGCGaagcagcatcctgcagctcctgcagaag gagaaggagaagctCGTGTCTCTGGAGAGGCGATACCAGCTCGTCACAGGTGGCAGAAGCTTTCCTAAAATGTCATCAGCTCTCCGAGAG GTTCTGCAGTAATGCACATGGCCCCAGCCTGGACGCTaaagcttctgctgctgcccctgctgccgCTCAGCGCTCTTTCTTGCTTGCTGTAGCTCCCGCAGCCGATGAG TACGTGACCGTTGAGCAACTCTCGGGTATCCTGGGCAGCCTCCACacccctgctgcttccctgctggGCTGTACCCCTCTGGCTTCTTCATCAGGCTgtgctcctcctcttcctcctcttccatctctcccttctcccttcgTCTCTGCAGAG atggagcagcagctgttggGAGGCCCTGTGTGTCTCCCGGCTCTTGATTTAGAGAAGTGGTACCAGGAGGTTATGGCTGGCTTTGAgacctcctcttcctctgtctctcctccttcttcccctcctccacTTCCAGCTAAAGCTCACTCCTCTCACAAGGCTCTCCAG GTCTATCGTGCAAAAACAGAGGGTGGTGCAGGTGTCCTCACCCCTCGGATGAAGAGTGGGACCCCTTCATCCTCGCAGATCAACCTCTCCATGCTGGAGCGCAGCCCCTCACCCAAG CTGACCACCTGCTGTCCTGCCCAGGGCCCCCCAAGCCCAGCGGGCAGCCTGTCCCGCAACCTGGTGGCCACGCTGCAGGACATCGAGACCAAGCGccagctggccctgcagcagaAGG CCAAgcttctcccagcagagcccttgCAACCGGGCAATCTACCAG GTCGGCAGGTGATTGAGGAGCAGAAACGGcgcctggcagagctgaagcAGAAAGCGGCTGCTGAGGCGCAGTCCCAGTGGGAAGCCCTGCATGGGCAGCCCCCCTTCCCCACTGCCTTCCCCCGGCTCGTGCACCACTCCATCCTCCACCACCACCGTCCCCATGGTGCTGGGCCCCGGTCCGAGGAGCTGGACCATGCGTACGACAcactcagcctggagagctcaGACAGCATGGAGACCAGCATCTCCATTGGCAACAACTCCGCCTGCTCACCTGACAACATTTCCAG TGCCAGCGGGATGGAGACAGGGAAGATTGAGGAGATGGAGAAGATGCTGAAGGAGGCACACGAGGAGAAGTCGCGGTTGATGGAGTCCCGG GAGCGGGAAATGGAGCTGCGTCAGCAGGCGCTGGAGGATGAGCGCTGGCGCCGGGAGCAGCTGGAACGCCGACTGCAGGACGAGACTGCGCGGAGGCAGAAACTGGTGGAGAAGGAAGTCAAACTGCGAGAGAAGCACTTCTCACAG GCTCGTCCCCTGACACGGTACCTCCCCATCCGCAAGGAGGATTTCAACCTGCGGCTGCACATCGAGTCCTCAGGCCACAACGTTGACACCTGCTACCACATCATCCTGACGGAGAAGATGTGCAAGGGCTACCTGGTCAAGATGGGCGGGAAGATCAAATCTTGGAAGAAGCGCTGGTTTGTCTTTGACCGCATGAAGCGCACCCTCTCATACTATGTGG ATAAACATGAGACAAAGCTGAAGGGTGTTATCTACTTCCAAGCCATCGAAGAGGTTTACTACGATCACCTCCGCAGTGCTGCAAAG AGCCCCAACCCTCCGCTCACTTTCTGTGTCAAGACCCACGACCGACTCTACTACATGGTGGCACCGTCAGCTGAGGCCATGCGCATCTGGATGGACGTCATTGTCACAGGGGCAGAGGGTTACACCCAGTTCATGAACTGA
- the PHLDB1 gene encoding pleckstrin homology-like domain family B member 1 isoform X8, with the protein MLGSATPQCLGNMGTLSRRVPLGTRTRWQPVSSAIRRLQEGTMEASGRTPTSSTHRVQTVIQSSPLDLIDTGKGLKVQTEKPHLVSLGSGRLSTAITLLPLEEGRTTIGTAATDIILQGPGLAPQHCYIENVRGTLTLHPCGNACAIDGVPLQRPTHLTQGCTICLGQATFLRFNHPAEAKWIKSMIPAGSRSPSALYGLPGKSEALVNGGRQLSERGCHSHSSLVSSIEKDLQDIMDSLVLEESASPGIHKPPACGRSALSPVVNGGGRCLLSPPASPGAASGGSSYENFSPLSSPASSSSYTSPSLSSQEQGPAVPPPLPLRSSSYNHTVQPPTLPAGGSSEPWPADRLGDHRMGSPQLTPRVVPRPRVALQERPPSPFREPRDALAPGRQPPSKAAPEARLQPPESPRVARRNIESMRELPPLSPSLSRRAASPRVAPDTPSSQPRLGKEVPGSPRVRRKGPEESKGAGGPSPPMLAESPSRRPSFGTCLSPAYGLGSPAVPSPRQSPRSPRKPLGDLRLPAGSRERKNSITEISDNEDELLEYHRRQRQERVREQEMERLERQRLETILNLCAEYTKTDGMEPGDVHRLLAGDTDAGQWVPRGAMALDHAVEELQQRESLERLDEENLKEECSSTESTHHEHEKLTGPRAKEAQRLEEERASVLGHLDQLKGRVKELEQQLQETSREAEMERALLQGEREAEVVRLRQEQEAVQQLQEKLSSLDASIRKERDKEAEALETEAKLFEDLEFQQLERESHLEEEREARGQQLLQSQAECQRSIARRKERVAALDAQAAQIQLQSAQEAERLARERSSILQLLQKEKEKLVSLERRYQLVTGGRSFPKMSSALREETLHISEPYELLEGTKPLSPLPAAAASLASPATYSYPKAQEEYMRLSDVFRFCSNAHGPSLDAKASAAAPAAAQRSFLLAVAPAADEYVTVEQLSGILGSLHTPAASLLGCTPLASSSGCAPPLPPLPSLPSPFVSAEMEQQLLGGPVCLPALDLEKWYQEVMAGFETSSSSVSPPSSPPPLPAKAHSSHKALQVYRAKTEGGAGVLTPRMKSGTPSSSQINLSMLERSPSPKLTTCCPAQGPPSPAGSLSRNLVATLQDIETKRQLALQQKAKLLPAEPLQPGNLPGRQVIEEQKRRLAELKQKAAAEAQSQWEALHGQPPFPTAFPRLVHHSILHHHRPHGAGPRSEELDHAYDTLSLESSDSMETSISIGNNSACSPDNISSASGMETGKIEEMEKMLKEAHEEKSRLMESREREMELRQQALEDERWRREQLERRLQDETARRQKLVEKEVKLREKHFSQARPLTRYLPIRKEDFNLRLHIESSGHNVDTCYHIILTEKMCKGYLVKMGGKIKSWKKRWFVFDRMKRTLSYYVDKHETKLKGVIYFQAIEEVYYDHLRSAAKSPNPPLTFCVKTHDRLYYMVAPSAEAMRIWMDVIVTGAEGYTQFMN; encoded by the exons ATGCTGGGAAGTGCGACCCCCCAGTGCCTGGGGAACATGGGCACCCTGTCTCGGAGGGTCCCGCTCGGCACCAGGACCAGGTGGCAG CCCGTGTCCAGTGCCATCCGACGTCTCCAAGAAGGTACCATGGAGGCATCTGGCAGGACCCCCACCAGCTCAACCCACAGAGTCCAGACTGTCATCCAG AGCAGCCCCCTGGACCTGATCGACACGGGCAAGGGGCTGAAAGTGCAGACGGAGAAGCCACATTTGGTGAGCCTGGGCAGCGGTCGCCTCAGCACTGCCATCACACTCCTGCCCTTGGAGGAAG GGAGGACAACCATTGGCACGGCTGCAACAGACATCATCCTGCAGGGCCCCGGGCTGGCACCCCAGCACTGCTACATCGAGAACGTGCGAGGGACGCTCACCCTGCACCCCTGTGGCAACGCCTGCGCCATCGATGGCGTGCCACTCCAGCGGCCCACGCACCTCACCCAAG GGTGCACCATCTGCCTGGGCCAGGCCACCTTCCTCCGCTTCAACCACCCTGCTGAGGCCAAGTGGATTAAGAGCATGATCCCAGCGGGGAGCAGAAGCCCATCGGCTCTCTACGGGCTACCAGGAA AATCAGAGGCCCTGGTGAATGGTGGCCGCCAGCTGTCAGAGCGTGGgtgtcacagccacagctcccttGTCAGCTCCATCGAGAAGGACCTGCAGGACATTATGGACTCGCTGGTGCTGGAGGAGTCTGCATCCCCGGGCATCCATAAGCCGCCTGCCTGTGGCCGATCCGCCCTCTCCCCTGTGGTGAATGGGGGTGGGCGCTGCCTCCTGTCtcctccagccagccctggggctgcctcagGGGGCTCCAGCTATGAGAacttttctcccctctcctccccagccagcagcagtagCTACACCAGCCCCTCACTCAGCAGCCAAGAGCAGGGCCCCGCCGTGCCGCCCCCCCTCCCTCTTCGCTCCTCCAGCTACAACCACACTGTCCAGCCACCCACTCTTCCTGCCGGGGGTTCTAGTGAGCCTTGGCCAGCTGACAGGCTCGGGGACCACCGGATGGGCAGCCCCCAGCTGACGCCCAGGGTGGTGCCACGGCCACGGGTGGCCCTGCAGGAGCGGCCCCCCAGTCCCTTCCGGGAGCCACGAGACGCTCTGGCCCCCGGCCGGCAGCCCCCCAGCAAGGCAGCCCCAGAGGCCCGGCTGCAGCCCCCTGAGAGCCCCCGGGTGGCCCGGAGGAACATTGAGAGCATGCGGGAGCTGCCTCCCCTGAGTCCCTCCTTGTCACGCCGGGCTGCCAGCCCCCGGGTGGCCCCTGACAccccctcctcacagccccGGCTGGGCAAGGAAGTGCCTGGCAGCCCCCGTGTCCGGCGCAAGGGCCCAGAGGAGTCGAAAGGTGCTGGGGGTCCCTCACCCCCAATGCTGGCAGAGAGCCCCTCACGCCGTCCCAGTTTCGGTACTTGCCTGAGCCCAGCGTATGGGCTGggctccccagctgtgccctcgCCCCGGCAGAGCCCCCGCTCCCCCAGGAAGCCTTTGGGGGACCTTCGGCTGCCAGCGGGGTCACGGGAGCGCAAGAACAGCATCACTGAGATCAGCGACAACGAGGATGAATTGCTGGAGTACCAtcggcggcagcggcaggagcGGGTTcgggagcaggagatggagcGCCTG GAGCGGCAGCGCCTGGAGACCATCCTGAACCTCTGTGCTGAGTACACCAAGACAGATGGCATGGAGCCAGGTGACGTGCACAGGCTCCTGGCTGGTGACACAGATGCTGGCCAGTGGGTGCCCAGGGGTGCCATGGCCCTGGACCATGCTGttgaagagctgcagcagagggagagCCTGGAGAGGTTGGATGAGGAGAACCTGAAGGAGgagtgcagcagcactgagagtACCCACCACGAG CACGAGAAGCTGACAGGCCCCCGGGCCAAGGAGGCGCAGCGGCTGGAGGAGGAGCGTGCCAGTGTCCTTGGACACCTGGACCAGCTGAAGGGCCGTGtcaaggagctggagcagcagctgcaggagacaTCGCGAGAG GCAGAGATGGAGCGGGCGCTGCTGCAGGGTGAGCGGGAGGCAGAGGTGGTGCggctgcggcaggagcaggaagccgtgcagcagctgcaggagaagctcTCCAGCCTGGATGCCAGCATCCGCAAGGAGCGGGACAAG GAGGCAGAGGCACTGGAGACGGAGGCCAAGCTGTTTGAGGACCTGGagttccagcagctggagcGAGAGAGCCACCTGGAAGAGGAGCGCGAGGCACgaggccagcagctcctgcagagccaggctgagtGCCAGCGCAGCATTGCCCGCAGGAAG gagcgggtggctgccctggatgcCCAGGCTGCCCAGATTCAGCTTCAGAGTGCCCAGGAGGCTGAGCGCCTGGCCAGGGAGCGaagcagcatcctgcagctcctgcagaag gagaaggagaagctCGTGTCTCTGGAGAGGCGATACCAGCTCGTCACAGGTGGCAGAAGCTTTCCTAAAATGTCATCAGCTCTCCGAGAG GAGACCCTCCACATCTCAGAACCTTATGAGCTGTTGGAGGGAACTAagcccctgagccccctgccagcagcagctgcctccttAGCTTCTCCTGCCACCTACTCCTATCCCAAGGCACAAGAG GAGTACATGAGGCTGTCTGACGTTTTCAGGTTCTGCAGTAATGCACATGGCCCCAGCCTGGACGCTaaagcttctgctgctgcccctgctgccgCTCAGCGCTCTTTCTTGCTTGCTGTAGCTCCCGCAGCCGATGAG TACGTGACCGTTGAGCAACTCTCGGGTATCCTGGGCAGCCTCCACacccctgctgcttccctgctggGCTGTACCCCTCTGGCTTCTTCATCAGGCTgtgctcctcctcttcctcctcttccatctctcccttctcccttcgTCTCTGCAGAG atggagcagcagctgttggGAGGCCCTGTGTGTCTCCCGGCTCTTGATTTAGAGAAGTGGTACCAGGAGGTTATGGCTGGCTTTGAgacctcctcttcctctgtctctcctccttcttcccctcctccacTTCCAGCTAAAGCTCACTCCTCTCACAAGGCTCTCCAG GTCTATCGTGCAAAAACAGAGGGTGGTGCAGGTGTCCTCACCCCTCGGATGAAGAGTGGGACCCCTTCATCCTCGCAGATCAACCTCTCCATGCTGGAGCGCAGCCCCTCACCCAAG CTGACCACCTGCTGTCCTGCCCAGGGCCCCCCAAGCCCAGCGGGCAGCCTGTCCCGCAACCTGGTGGCCACGCTGCAGGACATCGAGACCAAGCGccagctggccctgcagcagaAGG CCAAgcttctcccagcagagcccttgCAACCGGGCAATCTACCAG GTCGGCAGGTGATTGAGGAGCAGAAACGGcgcctggcagagctgaagcAGAAAGCGGCTGCTGAGGCGCAGTCCCAGTGGGAAGCCCTGCATGGGCAGCCCCCCTTCCCCACTGCCTTCCCCCGGCTCGTGCACCACTCCATCCTCCACCACCACCGTCCCCATGGTGCTGGGCCCCGGTCCGAGGAGCTGGACCATGCGTACGACAcactcagcctggagagctcaGACAGCATGGAGACCAGCATCTCCATTGGCAACAACTCCGCCTGCTCACCTGACAACATTTCCAG TGCCAGCGGGATGGAGACAGGGAAGATTGAGGAGATGGAGAAGATGCTGAAGGAGGCACACGAGGAGAAGTCGCGGTTGATGGAGTCCCGG GAGCGGGAAATGGAGCTGCGTCAGCAGGCGCTGGAGGATGAGCGCTGGCGCCGGGAGCAGCTGGAACGCCGACTGCAGGACGAGACTGCGCGGAGGCAGAAACTGGTGGAGAAGGAAGTCAAACTGCGAGAGAAGCACTTCTCACAG GCTCGTCCCCTGACACGGTACCTCCCCATCCGCAAGGAGGATTTCAACCTGCGGCTGCACATCGAGTCCTCAGGCCACAACGTTGACACCTGCTACCACATCATCCTGACGGAGAAGATGTGCAAGGGCTACCTGGTCAAGATGGGCGGGAAGATCAAATCTTGGAAGAAGCGCTGGTTTGTCTTTGACCGCATGAAGCGCACCCTCTCATACTATGTGG ATAAACATGAGACAAAGCTGAAGGGTGTTATCTACTTCCAAGCCATCGAAGAGGTTTACTACGATCACCTCCGCAGTGCTGCAAAG AGCCCCAACCCTCCGCTCACTTTCTGTGTCAAGACCCACGACCGACTCTACTACATGGTGGCACCGTCAGCTGAGGCCATGCGCATCTGGATGGACGTCATTGTCACAGGGGCAGAGGGTTACACCCAGTTCATGAACTGA